The proteins below are encoded in one region of Streptomyces marianii:
- a CDS encoding formimidoylglutamate deiminase: MQVTTYWLEHAWLGTHVEPGVSLDVADGRITAVRDGADTPEPGAEVLRGLTLPGLANAHSHAFHRALRGLVQVGSGTFWTWREFMYQVASRLTPESYHALARAVYAEMALAGITVVGEFHYVHHAPGGKPYADPNAMGEALIAAAADAGIRITLLDTAYLSSAITNKHGGEPPDQHQLRFSDGTAEAWAERVSLLKGGELARIGAAVHSVRAVPAAQLPVVAAWAAERGAPLHVHLSEQTAENDACLKVHGCTPARLLADHGVLGRRTTGVHNTHLTGEDIRLLGDSGTGTCMCPTTERDLADGIGPAKALQQAGSPLSLGSDSHAVIDLLEEARAMELDERLRTRTRGHWTAASLLRAATADGQAALGWDDAGRLEQGALADLTTVALDSVRTAGPLPRLGAETAVFAATSADVRHTVVAGRHVVRDGIHTLVPDVPSALSEAIGALRG, encoded by the coding sequence GTGCAGGTGACGACGTACTGGCTGGAGCACGCCTGGCTCGGCACGCACGTCGAGCCGGGCGTGTCCCTGGACGTCGCGGACGGCCGGATCACGGCCGTCCGCGACGGGGCGGACACCCCGGAACCGGGGGCCGAGGTGCTGCGCGGCCTGACGCTTCCCGGACTCGCCAACGCCCACTCGCACGCCTTCCACCGCGCGCTGCGCGGCCTGGTGCAGGTCGGCTCCGGGACCTTCTGGACCTGGCGCGAGTTCATGTACCAGGTCGCCTCCCGGCTCACCCCGGAGAGCTACCACGCGCTGGCGCGCGCCGTGTACGCGGAGATGGCGCTGGCGGGGATCACGGTCGTCGGCGAGTTCCACTACGTGCACCACGCGCCCGGCGGCAAGCCGTACGCCGACCCCAACGCGATGGGCGAGGCGCTGATCGCCGCCGCGGCGGACGCGGGCATCCGCATCACGCTGCTCGACACGGCGTACCTGTCCTCGGCCATCACGAACAAGCACGGCGGGGAGCCGCCGGACCAGCACCAGCTCCGCTTCTCCGACGGCACCGCCGAGGCGTGGGCCGAGCGGGTGTCCCTGCTCAAGGGCGGGGAGCTGGCCCGGATCGGCGCGGCGGTCCACTCCGTACGCGCGGTCCCCGCCGCGCAGCTGCCCGTGGTGGCCGCCTGGGCGGCGGAGCGCGGTGCGCCCCTGCACGTCCATCTCTCCGAGCAGACCGCCGAGAACGACGCCTGCCTGAAGGTGCACGGCTGCACGCCGGCGCGGCTGCTCGCCGACCACGGCGTACTCGGCCGGCGCACCACCGGAGTCCACAACACCCATCTCACGGGCGAGGACATCCGCCTCCTCGGCGACAGCGGGACCGGCACGTGCATGTGCCCCACCACCGAACGGGACCTCGCCGACGGCATCGGCCCCGCGAAGGCCCTCCAGCAGGCGGGCTCACCGCTGTCGCTCGGCAGCGACAGCCACGCGGTGATCGACCTCCTGGAGGAGGCCCGCGCGATGGAGTTGGACGAACGGCTGCGCACGCGCACCCGCGGCCACTGGACGGCCGCTTCCCTGCTGCGCGCCGCGACTGCGGACGGCCAGGCGGCGCTCGGCTGGGACGACGCGGGACGTCTGGAGCAGGGGGCGCTCGCCGACCTCACCACCGTCGCACTGGACTCGGTGCGCACGGCCGGCCCGCTGCCGCGCCTGGGCGCGGAGACCGCGGTCTTCGCGGCCACCTCGGCGGACGTCCGTCACACGGTCGTCGCCGGGCGCCATGTCGTACGCGACGGGATCCACACCCTGGTGCCGGACGTGCCGTCGGCCCTGTCGGAGGCGATCGGGGCGCTGCGCGGCTGA
- a CDS encoding DUF6247 family protein: protein MTSQPSEPTGGPLIRMPAKTPAALRAAVARLDSEALPRFDSDWASAMDQARDQFSLLPGRHFTEHWWAWVAVTRWPAQARRFRECERIVATSDDRSARRAAAAEIARILQDAQAAAA from the coding sequence ATGACCTCGCAGCCGAGTGAGCCGACCGGCGGGCCGCTCATCCGCATGCCCGCGAAGACCCCGGCGGCCCTCCGAGCAGCCGTTGCGCGGCTCGACTCCGAAGCCCTGCCGCGGTTCGACTCCGACTGGGCCTCGGCCATGGACCAGGCTCGCGACCAGTTCAGTCTGCTGCCGGGACGGCACTTCACGGAGCACTGGTGGGCGTGGGTCGCCGTAACGCGCTGGCCCGCGCAGGCTCGTCGGTTCCGTGAGTGCGAACGCATCGTGGCCACGTCCGACGACCGCAGTGCCCGCAGAGCCGCTGCTGCCGAGATCGCTCGCATTCTCCAGGACGCCCAGGCGGCTGCGGCGTGA
- a CDS encoding PPOX class F420-dependent oxidoreductase, with amino-acid sequence MNAATFDPRTLLAESRLGVLATIKSDGRPQLSPVMPYYDRDADVLYVSMTEGRAKTANLRRDPRAALEVTSSDGWAWATAEGTVTLTGPGTDPHGPEVEALVAYYRRAAGEHPDWDEYRSVMVSDRRVLMTMPVDHVYGSRIV; translated from the coding sequence ATGAACGCCGCCACTTTCGACCCGCGCACACTGCTCGCGGAGAGCCGTCTCGGAGTCCTGGCGACCATCAAGTCGGACGGGCGCCCGCAGCTCTCGCCGGTCATGCCCTACTACGACCGGGACGCCGACGTCCTCTATGTCTCGATGACCGAGGGGCGGGCCAAGACGGCGAACCTCCGCCGGGACCCGCGCGCCGCGCTGGAGGTGACCAGCTCCGACGGCTGGGCCTGGGCGACGGCCGAGGGCACGGTGACCCTCACCGGGCCGGGAACCGATCCACACGGTCCCGAGGTGGAGGCGCTGGTGGCGTACTACCGCCGCGCCGCCGGGGAGCATCCGGACTGGGACGAGTACCGGTCGGTGATGGTGTCCGACCGCAGGGTGCTGATGACGATGCCGGTCGACCACGTGTACGGCTCGAGGATCGTCTGA
- the hutI gene encoding imidazolonepropionase, translating into MSSTLITRIGTLVTNDPALGDGSPLGLIEDAALVLDGGSVVWAGRAADAPDADERHDAGGRAVIPGFVDSHSHLVFAGDRTAEFNARMSGRAYSAGGIRTTVAATRAASDEELEANLTRYLDEALRQGTTTFETKSGYGLTVADEARALRIAARHTEEVTYLGAHIVSPDYADDPAAYVALVTGEMLDACAPHARWVDVFCEKGAFDGDQARAILTAGTARGLVPRVHANQLTYGPGVQLAVELEAASADHCTHLTQADVDALASGNTVATLLPGAEFSTRAEWPDARRLLDAGVTVALSTDCNPGSSFTSSVPFCIALAVRDMGMTPDEAVWSATAGGAAALRRTDIGRLAPGARADLVVLDAPSHVHLAYRPGVPLVREVWRRGARAV; encoded by the coding sequence ATGAGCAGCACTCTCATCACCCGTATCGGCACCCTCGTCACCAACGACCCCGCCCTCGGCGACGGCAGCCCGCTCGGTCTGATCGAGGACGCGGCCCTCGTCCTCGACGGCGGCAGCGTCGTCTGGGCCGGCCGTGCCGCCGACGCCCCGGACGCCGACGAGCGCCACGACGCGGGCGGCCGCGCGGTCATCCCCGGGTTCGTGGACTCGCACTCGCATCTCGTGTTCGCCGGCGACCGCACCGCCGAGTTCAACGCCCGTATGTCCGGCCGCGCCTACTCGGCGGGCGGGATCAGGACGACCGTCGCCGCGACCCGCGCCGCGAGCGACGAGGAACTCGAGGCGAACCTCACCCGCTACCTCGACGAGGCGCTGCGCCAGGGCACCACCACCTTCGAGACCAAGTCCGGGTACGGGCTCACCGTGGCCGACGAGGCCCGCGCCCTGCGCATCGCCGCGCGGCACACCGAGGAGGTGACCTACCTCGGTGCCCATATCGTGTCCCCCGACTACGCGGACGACCCCGCCGCGTACGTCGCGCTCGTGACGGGCGAGATGCTCGACGCCTGCGCCCCGCACGCCCGCTGGGTCGACGTGTTCTGCGAGAAGGGCGCGTTCGACGGGGACCAGGCCCGTGCGATCCTCACGGCGGGGACGGCCAGGGGACTCGTTCCGCGCGTGCACGCCAACCAGCTGACCTACGGACCCGGCGTCCAGCTCGCCGTCGAGCTGGAGGCGGCCTCCGCCGACCACTGCACGCACCTCACCCAGGCGGACGTCGACGCCCTCGCGAGCGGAAACACGGTCGCCACCCTGCTCCCGGGTGCCGAGTTCTCCACTCGCGCCGAGTGGCCCGATGCCCGCAGGCTGCTCGACGCGGGGGTGACCGTCGCGTTGTCGACGGACTGCAACCCGGGCTCCTCGTTCACCTCCTCCGTGCCGTTCTGCATCGCCCTGGCGGTACGGGACATGGGGATGACGCCGGACGAGGCCGTCTGGTCCGCCACGGCGGGCGGAGCCGCCGCACTGCGCCGCACCGACATCGGCCGCCTGGCGCCCGGCGCCCGCGCCGACCTCGTCGTCCTGGACGCGCCGAGCCATGTCCATCTGGCCTACCGTCCGGGGGTTCCGCTGGTGCGCGAGGTGTGGCGACGGGGGGCGCGAGCGGTCTGA
- a CDS encoding GNAT family N-acetyltransferase codes for MRIRVVRPGELDEGEAESWRELRAKTGAPASPFMEPEFTLAVAGVRPAARVAVVEDDGVPAGFFPYEKGPFGYGRAIGFGVSDCQGAVLRPGLVLSARELLRACSLSVWEFDNLEAGQGLFEPGGAEEFASPVIDVGEGYAVYEERLREQSPKFLRTTTAKERRLGRQAGEVRFVFDERDPSALRTLMAWKSAQYRRTGRRDRFAREWISTLVRRLHDTRAPGCSGVLSVLYAADRPVAAHFGLRSRTVLSCWFPAYDTAYAKYSPGLILHLRMAEAAATAGIGMLDLGRGAAEYKDALKTGELRVREGASVRPGPAAALHRLSREPGRRAHGFVRSRPRLAGYAQRTLSRIGRLRGRGD; via the coding sequence GTGCGCATTCGTGTCGTCAGGCCCGGGGAGCTGGACGAGGGGGAGGCCGAGTCCTGGCGCGAGCTGCGCGCCAAGACCGGTGCCCCGGCCAGTCCTTTCATGGAACCGGAGTTCACCCTGGCCGTCGCCGGGGTGCGACCGGCCGCCAGGGTCGCGGTCGTCGAGGACGACGGAGTACCGGCCGGCTTCTTCCCCTACGAGAAGGGCCCGTTCGGGTACGGCCGGGCCATCGGGTTCGGTGTCTCCGACTGCCAGGGGGCCGTACTGCGGCCAGGACTGGTCCTCTCCGCGCGCGAGCTGCTGCGGGCCTGCTCGCTCTCCGTGTGGGAGTTCGACAACCTGGAGGCGGGGCAGGGCCTCTTCGAGCCGGGCGGAGCCGAGGAGTTCGCCTCGCCGGTGATCGACGTGGGCGAGGGGTACGCCGTGTACGAGGAGCGGCTGCGCGAGCAGTCGCCGAAGTTCCTCAGGACCACCACGGCCAAGGAGCGCAGGCTGGGCCGGCAGGCGGGCGAGGTGCGGTTCGTCTTCGACGAGCGCGACCCCTCGGCGCTGCGCACGCTGATGGCCTGGAAGTCCGCCCAGTACCGGAGGACCGGCCGCCGGGACCGCTTCGCCCGGGAGTGGATCAGCACGCTCGTGCGGCGGCTCCACGACACGCGGGCGCCGGGCTGCTCGGGCGTGCTGTCCGTGCTGTACGCGGCGGACCGCCCGGTCGCCGCGCACTTCGGGCTGCGCTCGCGCACGGTGCTGTCCTGCTGGTTCCCGGCCTACGACACCGCGTACGCGAAGTACTCGCCGGGGCTGATCCTGCATCTGCGGATGGCCGAGGCCGCGGCGACCGCGGGCATCGGGATGCTCGACCTCGGCCGCGGCGCCGCCGAGTACAAGGACGCTCTCAAGACCGGTGAACTCCGGGTACGCGAGGGCGCGTCCGTCCGGCCGGGTCCGGCGGCCGCGCTCCACCGGCTGAGCCGCGAGCCGGGGCGGCGAGCCCACGGCTTCGTCCGCAGCCGGCCCCGTCTCGCCGGGTACGCGCAGCGGACACTCAGCCGGATCGGCCGGCTGAGGGGCAGGGGTGACTGA
- a CDS encoding glycosyltransferase, giving the protein MQVAELDLDTLDPPSSAEPHVARGAPAHGVIALRPGPGGAPVGPGEVFVLVRRRGRPVGTLTATVPDGADPAEILAAVARDRLAPGVAGRPAREAVTRRRAAPHPAAPPAAAAPEGAAHRAAPPRTSVVVATRERPGRLARALDSLLAQDHPDFEVVVVDNAPLTGATRELIERKYGERVRYVHEPVPGLAVAHNRGVAASDGTVLAFTDDDVVADPHWLTALTAPFAEDHRIGCVTGLILPARLGTPAQILLESHGGFAKGFAPRTYDPARPPADEPLFPFTAGRFGSGANMAFRARVLRAAGGFDPATGTGTAARGGDDLYAFVRILVDGHRLRYTPDALVWHHHRETERDLRNQAFGYGAGLTAYLTALVARRPGLLPALLARLPRGLAHARTTTAHRDGAVGVPGEHGAGGHPWPRSLSRLERRGMLAGPLGYVRARRRVRGLPLPWEER; this is encoded by the coding sequence ATGCAGGTCGCCGAGCTCGACCTCGACACCCTCGATCCGCCGTCGTCCGCGGAACCGCACGTGGCCCGGGGCGCCCCCGCCCACGGTGTGATCGCCCTGCGTCCCGGGCCCGGCGGGGCCCCCGTGGGGCCGGGGGAGGTCTTCGTGCTGGTACGGCGCCGGGGCCGTCCCGTCGGCACCCTCACCGCGACCGTGCCGGACGGGGCCGACCCGGCGGAGATCCTGGCCGCGGTGGCCCGTGACCGGCTGGCGCCGGGCGTCGCGGGCCGCCCGGCGCGCGAGGCCGTCACCCGCCGTCGCGCCGCTCCGCACCCTGCCGCGCCCCCGGCTGCCGCCGCTCCGGAAGGGGCCGCGCACCGGGCCGCTCCGCCCCGGACCAGCGTTGTCGTCGCCACCCGCGAGCGCCCCGGCCGGCTCGCCCGCGCCCTGGACTCGCTGCTCGCCCAAGACCATCCGGACTTCGAGGTCGTCGTCGTCGACAACGCGCCGCTGACCGGCGCCACCCGGGAGCTGATCGAGCGCAAGTACGGTGAGCGGGTGCGCTACGTGCACGAGCCCGTGCCGGGTCTCGCCGTCGCCCACAACCGCGGTGTCGCCGCCTCCGACGGCACCGTGCTCGCCTTCACCGACGACGACGTCGTCGCCGATCCGCACTGGCTGACCGCGCTCACCGCACCGTTCGCCGAGGACCACCGCATCGGCTGCGTCACGGGGCTGATCCTCCCCGCGCGCCTCGGCACACCCGCCCAGATCCTGCTGGAGAGCCACGGCGGCTTCGCCAAGGGCTTCGCTCCCCGCACGTACGATCCGGCGCGGCCGCCCGCCGACGAGCCGCTGTTCCCCTTCACCGCGGGCCGTTTCGGCTCCGGTGCCAACATGGCCTTCCGCGCCCGGGTGCTCAGGGCGGCCGGCGGCTTCGACCCCGCGACCGGCACCGGCACCGCGGCCCGCGGTGGCGACGACCTCTACGCGTTCGTGCGGATCCTCGTCGACGGCCACCGGCTGCGGTACACGCCCGACGCACTGGTCTGGCACCACCACCGGGAGACCGAGCGCGACCTGCGGAACCAGGCGTTCGGCTACGGCGCCGGCCTCACCGCCTACCTCACCGCGCTCGTCGCCCGCCGGCCCGGCCTGCTTCCGGCGCTGCTCGCCCGGCTGCCCCGCGGCCTCGCCCACGCCCGGACCACGACCGCGCACCGCGACGGCGCCGTCGGCGTGCCCGGGGAGCACGGGGCCGGCGGCCACCCATGGCCGCGCAGCCTCTCCCGGCTGGAGCGGCGCGGGATGCTCGCCGGGCCCCTCGGATACGTCAGGGCCCGCCGCCGGGTCCGCGGCCTGCCGCTCCCCTGGGAGGAGAGATGA
- a CDS encoding polysaccharide deacetylase family protein — protein MDDPPDWIAEFTVTPAEFAAQLDAVVASGRTPIMISALSDHLAGRGAPLPPRPVVLTFDDGFADLPGPTAEALADRGLPATAYLTTGAITRGLRSLLPPAPMMTLAQAPLLEQHGMEVGGHTVTHAQLDTLGAGRLRYELHHSKAVLEDALGHEVRHLAYPHGYNSRAVRRAVRAAGYESAVAVRHALSSETDEAYRIARLILRRGHTVADVEAWMDGTGARAAPYPDSLSTVGWRLYRRARAAVKGPEFAG, from the coding sequence ATGGACGATCCGCCCGACTGGATCGCCGAGTTCACCGTCACTCCCGCGGAGTTCGCCGCCCAGCTCGACGCCGTCGTCGCCAGTGGCCGCACGCCGATCATGATCAGCGCCCTCTCGGACCACCTCGCCGGACGCGGCGCACCCCTGCCGCCCCGGCCCGTCGTCCTCACCTTCGACGACGGCTTCGCCGATCTGCCCGGACCCACCGCCGAGGCCCTCGCCGACCGCGGACTGCCCGCGACCGCGTATCTCACCACCGGCGCCATCACCCGGGGGCTCCGCAGTCTGCTGCCGCCCGCCCCGATGATGACGCTGGCCCAGGCTCCGCTGCTGGAGCAGCACGGCATGGAGGTCGGCGGCCACACCGTCACCCATGCGCAGCTCGACACGCTCGGGGCCGGGCGGCTGCGCTACGAACTGCACCACTCCAAGGCCGTCCTGGAGGACGCGCTCGGCCATGAGGTGCGCCATCTCGCCTACCCGCACGGCTACAACAGCAGGGCCGTGCGCCGGGCCGTCCGGGCGGCCGGGTACGAGTCCGCCGTCGCCGTACGCCACGCGCTCAGCTCGGAGACCGACGAGGCGTACCGGATCGCCCGGCTCATCCTGCGCCGCGGCCACACCGTCGCCGACGTCGAGGCGTGGATGGACGGCACGGGTGCGCGGGCCGCCCCGTACCCGGACTCGCTGTCCACCGTGGGCTGGCGCCTCTACCGACGGGCGCGGGCGGCCGTGAAGGGCCCGGAGTTCGCGGGCTGA